The Chryseobacterium sp. LJ668 genome segment ATGGCGAAAAGTAGATCTTCATAACCGTATTTTTCAAATTCAGAATTAAAATTGATCTTTCTGAGTGTCTCTTTTTGAATAACAAAGTTATTAGTCTGAAAAGACAGATACGCCTTACGAGCGCGCTCTGACACGGCAAGATTTTCACGTTTTACGGCAAATTTCCATCGAAGAATATAATCATCTTCAGGTAGGTTTTTACAAACCGTTCTGCCACCATAAATTACGTAGGCATTAGGATTTTGTTCTATAAATTGTATGTATTTTTTCAAAAAATCAGGATCAATTATTTTGCCGTCACAGTCGAGAAAAAGAAAATACTCTCCCACTGCATACTCTAAAAAAAGATTACGGATTTTAGATCTGCCAATATTTTTTTCTAGGAAAATAAAGTCTCTTACTTGATTTTTAAGCGTCTCGTTGATCGATTTAAACTGACTTTCAGAAGCATCATCAATTAAAATGATTTCAGCATTGATTTTGTTTCTTTTAATTTCGTCGTTCAGGTTGTAAACAAGTTGCCGAACATCAAAATTATAAACCGGAATACATACAGATAGCTTCACCGGATTATATTTTATTAATGATTTGCTGCACGCTGATTTCTCCCAAACAAGCCCAGTCACCACGATAACATTCTTTATCTCCAAAAACTGAACAAGGTCTGCAGGTAAGATCATTAATTTGTACAACGTCTTTCTCACTTTGACCAAAACCGAGAAATCCTGCGTATGGATGAGTGGAACCCCAAATAGAAACACAACGTGTGCCTACAATGCTTGCCAGATGCATATTCGCAGAATCCATAGAAATCATTACTTCAAGCTGAGAAATTTTGTCTAATTCTTCTGAAAGAGTGAGTTTTCCTGCCAAACTTTTGGTATTTGGAATTTGTTTTTCCCAATTTTCAAGTGTTTCAGTTTCATTTTTTCCACCTCCGAAAAAGTAAATAGTATGTTTTTCGGCTAATATTTTTACCAGTTCGAAAGATTTTTCCAAAGGAAGCATTTTTCCCTTATGCTGGGCAAATGGTGCAAAACCAACTCCGGATTTTTGATTGCAGATTGGTCTTAATTGGTGGGAAAGTTCAACTTTAAAACCCATTTCACGAAAAACATCGGCATACCTTTCGACCGTAAGCTTGAGTTTTTTTTTATCTAAATTCCAGACATCGGTAAGCTCTTCTTTTTCCTCTTTGCCTTTGTTGATTTTAAAAACCTTTAATCCTTTTCGTACATAAATTTTATCCAAAATTTTTGAACGGATAACATCGTGAAGATCAGCAACATAATCAGGCTTAAGGTCTTTCAGAAGTTCTTTTGCCAACCTGCGGATTCCTAAGAAACCTTTATAATCATCAAAATCAATTCCTTTAAATATAACATTCGGAATATCAGCAAATAAGCTCTCAAAATTCTTTCTGGAAACCATTACAATTTCAACATTGGGATTTTGTTCCAAAAACTCACGGAATACAGGTGCCGTCATGGCGACATCACCGAAAGCGGAAAAACGATATGCTAAAATTCTGATCAAAACTAAGATTTCAGTTGGTATGCGACCGCATAGAATTTAATTTGTTTAGTCATTGCCATAAGACCGTTGGCGCGGGATGGAGATAAAAATTCCTGCAACCCGATTTTAGAAATAAAATCAAAATCCGAATCGAGAATTTCCTGCGTAGAATGGCCACTGTAGATGCTTACCAACAAAGAAACGATCCCTTTTGGAAGAATTCCGTCAGAATCTGCGTTGAAAAAAAGTTTTCCATCTTTAAATTCAGCATCAATCCATACCTTACTCTGACAACCTTTGATGAGATTGTCATCTATCTTACGCTCTTCAGGAAGGCCTTTCAATTCTTTACCCAAATCTATGATATACTCATATTTCTGCTCCCAGTCTTCAAGAAACGCAAATTCATCAATAAGCTCCTGCTGATTTTCTTTAATGGTCATTTTTACATTCTTTCTGCAAAGATAACCAATTTTAAAAAGATAAATTATGGCAGATTTAAGCTGGAAAAAAATATTACTTGTACTTGAAACGCAAGGTTAGACTTATGTTTTTTGAGAGTTTTGGAAATATTTAAGATAAATAAGGCCACTTCGCTTATTTTCGAAATACAATTTTAAATCTTAAGCAAAGCTAATCTTATTAATTTTTTTTTCCATTAATTCTCTTAATGGTTAAAATCGAGTTGATGCTTTTTCAAAAACCCCCAACAATTTTACTTCTTCGTTTTCCCAGCAAAGAATATTTGAAGCTTTCTGCAATTCAGGCTGATAATTTTTTCTTCCTTTATTCAGAATTAAATTAATTGAGGAGGCAATGTTTTCAGGTTGATGATTTTCGATAATCTCGCCTACATTAAATTGTTTTTTGATATTAATCATTTCAGGAAGCGGTGATAAAATTAATGGAACTCGTGCCTGAATACAATCTAAAACCTTATTTGGAAGTGAAAATTCATAACTTTCACCGCCATTTTCCTCGATGCTCATTCCAACATCAGCGGTTAAAGTGATTTTTCTTAAATCTTCCGGAAGCAATTTTCCTAAAAACACCACTTTATTCTGAAGGCTTTCTTTTAAAACCAAATCTTGATATTCCTTCTTCTTTGGTCCGTCTCCTGCAATTTTAAAAATAACATTTTCAACGTGATGCATTGCCAAAACGGCCTTATCAATTCCTCTAAAAGGGTTGATTGCACCTTGATATAAAAGTATTTTCGGATTGTTGTTCGGAATTTCAAATGAAAAATTAATCTTTCTAGGAGCATTTTGAACGACAACAGGTTTGACTCCATATTTATTCTGAAACCATTTTGCATAGCTTCCGCTTGCGGTAATCATAAATTTCAGATGCGGAACAATTTTATTTTGCAGATAACGCCATAATTTCTGAGACATTTTCCCTTGAACTGCGGGCATTTCTGAGAAAATTTCGTGACTGTCGAATACCAAAGGAATATTTAATTTTTTAGATAAAAGATAATTTGGCAGCAACGCATCCAGGTCATTCGCATGAAGTATGGTGTTTTTGTCAGCTTTTTTCTTCAGTTCTTGGTATAACTTCCAATTAAATTCAAAGTAAGCCGTTTTTAAAGTTTTGGAGACCATTCTTATTCTTACAAATTGATAAGGACGTTGCATTTGCTCTTCACCTCCCCAATTATTGCCGATTAATTCAACCTCATAGCCATTTTCATGCAGGGTTTGGCAAACTTTTTCAATTCTCTGGTCCGTGTAAAGGTTACTGAAAGCGGAAGTCAAAATTTTTTTTCTTACCATTACTTTTTCTTAGCTGTCAATAAATGATAAATCTGTACAAAGCAAATAATTGCGTTTGGAATAATAACCGGCCAGAGCATCCCGCTGAAAATTCCATAAACGACAAAACAGATACATCCAATCAAATTGACAATTCTGATTTTTCTTAAATCTTTAAGTATAAAACTCAATATGGTAAAAAGTGATGCGGCATAGCCAATGTAGATAGCAATCTCGGGAGTCATGAGAATAATTTGAGAGTAACAAACTTAATCATTTTCAATAAGATAAAAAACTTTTCTCTGCCATAAAGTCATTAATTGCTTTTTGGTAAAATATTTGTAATTTAGATTAAGAGTAAACGATAAATGTTATCGTTATTCCAAATTTGAGATACAATATTATGGATTATAAGTTTTCACAAGGTTTGAGCCAAGTGTTCAAACAAAGCAAAAATGAAGCTAAGCGGCTGAAGAGTGAATTTCTTAATACAGAACATCTACTTTTAGGTATTATAAAAACAGAAAACTCTGCAAAAGAAATCCTTCAGGGGCTGAATGCCGATTTAACACAGATCAGAAGAAAAATTGAAACTTTAAATACAGCAAGTCTTAATCCTATTTCTGAAGAGGTTACCAATATTTCTTTCACCAAAATGGCAGATCATTCCATTAAACGTGCGGAATTAGAATGCAGACAATATAAGAGCAACGAGATCAATACCGTTCACTTGCTTTTGGGCATTTTATACAAATATGAGGATCCAACTTCAAGTATTTTAGGAGCTTATGATATTGATTATGAAGGAGTTTCAAGAGAATATCAAACCATGCTAAAAAATTCCGGTCAATCTGCACCTCAAAACTCTGCGTATGACGATGACGATGACAGAGAAGAATTTGAGCAAATGAGAAAACCTACAGGAAATTTAGGTTCTGCAAAAAGTAAAACTCCGACTCTGGATAACTTTGGTAGAGACTTGACTTCATTGGCTAGAGACGGAAAATTAGACCCGGTTATCGGTCGTGAGAAAGAGATCGAGAGAGTTTCTCAAATCTTATCAAGAAGAAAGAAAAATAATCCGTTGTTGATTGGTGAGCCTGGAGTTGGTAAATCTGCCATAGCTGAAGGTTTGGCTTTAAGAATTCAACAGAAGAAAGTTTCAAGAGTTCTTTTTGGTAAAAGAGTTATCACTTTGGATTTGGCAAGTCTAGTTGCCGGAACAAAGTACCGTGGTCAGTTTGAGGAAAGAATGAAAGCGATTATGACGGAACTTGAAAAGAACCGTGACGTAATCTTATTCATCGATGAGTTGCACACAATTGTAGGAGCAGGAAGTTCTACCGGAAGTTTAGATGCATCCAATATGTTTAAACCGGCTTTGGCAAGAGGTGAAATTCAATGTATTGGTGCTACAACTCTTGATGAGTACCGTCAGTATATTGAGAAAGATGGTGCTTTGGAAAGAAGATTCCAAAAAGTAATGGTAGAGCCTACCAATATTGAGGAAACGATTCAGATTTTGAATCAGATTAAAGATAAGTATGAAGAGCATCACAATGTAGTATACACAGATGAAGCAATTCTGGCTTGTGTCAATTTGACATCAAGATACATTACCGACCGATTCTTACCGGACAAAGCGATTGATGCGATGGACGAAGCAGGATCTCGTGTTTATATTAAAAACATGAAAGTTCCTACCGAAATTATTGATTTTGAAAAGAAAATCGAAGATATCAAAGAACTGAAACAAAAAGCCGTAAAAGCTCAGGATTATCTGGAAGCAAGAAAGCTGAAAGATGAAGAAGAGCGTTTGCAGATGGAGTTGAATTCTGCTCAGGATCAGTGGGATAAAGATGTCAAAGAGAAAAAAGAAACCGTTTCTGAAGAAAGTGTTGCAGAAGTAGTATCAATGATGAGCGGAGTTCCGGTAACGAAAGTAGGTAAAAATGAGTTGGATAAATTGGCCGGAATGGACAGTAATCTTAACGGAAAAGTGGTCGGTCAGGAAGACGCTGTGAAAAAGGTAGTGAAAGCAATCCAAAGAAACAGAGCGGGATTGAAAGATCCAAATCGTCCTATTGGAACATTTATTTTCTTAGGAACAACGGGTGTTGGTAAGACTGAGCTTGCAAAAGTCATGGCGAGAGAACTCTTCGATTCTGACGAAGCTCTGATTAGAATTGACATGAGTGAGTATATGGAGAAATTCGCAGTTTCAAGATTAGTTGGTGCGCCTCCGGGATACGTCGGATACGAAGAAGGTGGACAGTTAACTGAAGCGGTAAGAAGAAAACCTTATGCAGTAGTTCTTTTGGATGAGATAGAAAAGGCACATCCTGATGTATTCAACATCTTGTTACAAATCTTAGATGAAGGTCACGTTACGGATAGTTTAGGAAGAAAAATTGACTTTAGAAATACAATTATCATCCTTACTTCAAACATCGGAACCAGAGATATCAAAGACTTCGGTGATGGCGTAGGATTTGGAACAAATGCTAAAAAATCGAACTCAGATTCAAGGACTAGAAGTACGATAGAAAATGCCCTTAAAAAAGCATTTGCTCCGGAATTCTTAAATAGAATTGATGATATCGTGATTTTCAACTCTCTTGAGAGAACAGATATTTCTAAAATTATCGATATCGAATTAGGTAAACTGTATTCAAGACTTGAAAAATTAGGGTATAAAGTTGATTTAACCACTGAAGCCAAAGATTTCATTTCAGAAAAAGGTTGGGATAAAGATTTTGGTGCAAGACCATTGAAGCGAGCCATTCAGAAATACATTGAAGATTTATTGGCTGAAATGCTGGTCAACAAGCAATTAACTGAAGGCGAAACGGTCACTTTAGATGTCAATGAAGCTAAAGACGGACTGGAAGGAAAAACTCACAAGACTAAAAAGTCTGCAGAGAAATCTTCTTAAAATCAATTTTAAATAATATAATGAAAGCATCGGGAAATTCTCGATGCTTTTTGTTTTACAGAATTGTTGCAGTTATTAAAGTCCAACCACAAAGCCAACACTAGGAATCAATCCACCAGAAAAAACACTGCTGTTTTCTTTATACAGAACATTGTACATCAAGCCAATTTGCATAAAAGAATTATTCCCTATCTGTTGCATATAACCCCCTCCTAAATACAGTGCAGTTTCCTGTTGATTACTTTTAAAATCATAAAGCTTATCTTCATAATTGACGAAAAAGTGCTGCAGATTTCCACTTACATAGAAAGATCTTGCGAAATAATAATTGACAAAGGGTCCGAAACCAAACAGCTTTGACTTATAGAAATCAGAAGTCTGCCACGAAACACTTCCCATCAAACCAGCTTCCAAATCATTAGTCAGTCGATAACCTACCCTCGGTGAAACCTGAAGATTGAAATAAGAATTGCTTCCAAAGCCAACACCCAAACCTCCACCGAAAGTCCATTTATTGGTTTCAGCTGCTGGTGTTCCTAAAGAAACCTGAGAAAATGATAATCCCGAGATAAAGATGAATGAGAAAATAAATAATTTTTTCATATCTAATGTTTTTGGTGAAATTAAAGTTGCGACTTTTGATACT includes the following:
- a CDS encoding glycosyltransferase family 2 protein, with amino-acid sequence MKLSVCIPVYNFDVRQLVYNLNDEIKRNKINAEIILIDDASESQFKSINETLKNQVRDFIFLEKNIGRSKIRNLFLEYAVGEYFLFLDCDGKIIDPDFLKKYIQFIEQNPNAYVIYGGRTVCKNLPEDDYILRWKFAVKRENLAVSERARKAYLSFQTNNFVIQKETLRKINFNSEFEKYGYEDLLFAMELKSKTIKINHIENPVFNNDIETSKVYIKKVNESIESLARMLKNTFIKDKLSEIKLVRAYHFIKKTHSEFLFLAVFNLINSRIKKNLLSGNPNLRNLDMYKLGLLLGKMKN
- a CDS encoding glycosyltransferase family 9 protein codes for the protein MRILAYRFSAFGDVAMTAPVFREFLEQNPNVEIVMVSRKNFESLFADIPNVIFKGIDFDDYKGFLGIRRLAKELLKDLKPDYVADLHDVIRSKILDKIYVRKGLKVFKINKGKEEKEELTDVWNLDKKKLKLTVERYADVFREMGFKVELSHQLRPICNQKSGVGFAPFAQHKGKMLPLEKSFELVKILAEKHTIYFFGGGKNETETLENWEKQIPNTKSLAGKLTLSEELDKISQLEVMISMDSANMHLASIVGTRCVSIWGSTHPYAGFLGFGQSEKDVVQINDLTCRPCSVFGDKECYRGDWACLGEISVQQIINKI
- a CDS encoding SufE family protein, which encodes MTIKENQQELIDEFAFLEDWEQKYEYIIDLGKELKGLPEERKIDDNLIKGCQSKVWIDAEFKDGKLFFNADSDGILPKGIVSLLVSIYSGHSTQEILDSDFDFISKIGLQEFLSPSRANGLMAMTKQIKFYAVAYQLKS
- a CDS encoding glycosyltransferase, which gives rise to MVRKKILTSAFSNLYTDQRIEKVCQTLHENGYEVELIGNNWGGEEQMQRPYQFVRIRMVSKTLKTAYFEFNWKLYQELKKKADKNTILHANDLDALLPNYLLSKKLNIPLVFDSHEIFSEMPAVQGKMSQKLWRYLQNKIVPHLKFMITASGSYAKWFQNKYGVKPVVVQNAPRKINFSFEIPNNNPKILLYQGAINPFRGIDKAVLAMHHVENVIFKIAGDGPKKKEYQDLVLKESLQNKVVFLGKLLPEDLRKITLTADVGMSIEENGGESYEFSLPNKVLDCIQARVPLILSPLPEMINIKKQFNVGEIIENHQPENIASSINLILNKGRKNYQPELQKASNILCWENEEVKLLGVFEKASTRF
- a CDS encoding uroporphyrinogen decarboxylase, with the protein product MTPEIAIYIGYAASLFTILSFILKDLRKIRIVNLIGCICFVVYGIFSGMLWPVIIPNAIICFVQIYHLLTAKKK
- a CDS encoding ATP-dependent Clp protease ATP-binding subunit, with amino-acid sequence MDYKFSQGLSQVFKQSKNEAKRLKSEFLNTEHLLLGIIKTENSAKEILQGLNADLTQIRRKIETLNTASLNPISEEVTNISFTKMADHSIKRAELECRQYKSNEINTVHLLLGILYKYEDPTSSILGAYDIDYEGVSREYQTMLKNSGQSAPQNSAYDDDDDREEFEQMRKPTGNLGSAKSKTPTLDNFGRDLTSLARDGKLDPVIGREKEIERVSQILSRRKKNNPLLIGEPGVGKSAIAEGLALRIQQKKVSRVLFGKRVITLDLASLVAGTKYRGQFEERMKAIMTELEKNRDVILFIDELHTIVGAGSSTGSLDASNMFKPALARGEIQCIGATTLDEYRQYIEKDGALERRFQKVMVEPTNIEETIQILNQIKDKYEEHHNVVYTDEAILACVNLTSRYITDRFLPDKAIDAMDEAGSRVYIKNMKVPTEIIDFEKKIEDIKELKQKAVKAQDYLEARKLKDEEERLQMELNSAQDQWDKDVKEKKETVSEESVAEVVSMMSGVPVTKVGKNELDKLAGMDSNLNGKVVGQEDAVKKVVKAIQRNRAGLKDPNRPIGTFIFLGTTGVGKTELAKVMARELFDSDEALIRIDMSEYMEKFAVSRLVGAPPGYVGYEEGGQLTEAVRRKPYAVVLLDEIEKAHPDVFNILLQILDEGHVTDSLGRKIDFRNTIIILTSNIGTRDIKDFGDGVGFGTNAKKSNSDSRTRSTIENALKKAFAPEFLNRIDDIVIFNSLERTDISKIIDIELGKLYSRLEKLGYKVDLTTEAKDFISEKGWDKDFGARPLKRAIQKYIEDLLAEMLVNKQLTEGETVTLDVNEAKDGLEGKTHKTKKSAEKSS